One genomic segment of Thalassospiraceae bacterium LMO-SO8 includes these proteins:
- a CDS encoding NAD(P)-dependent oxidoreductase: protein MTAYRAAVIGLGAMGMGMAKSLVAAGIDTAGCDISEDARNAFAAGGGRAAQTPADAARGADAIAVVVVNAQQVEAVLTGPDGVLDTLAPGAVVLGCATMPPDTAVSLARMTEAKGALYLDAPISGGPVKSAAGRLSVMASGSAAAFAKARPLLDAVAEKVFELGDGPGPGSTMKMVNQLLAGVHIATAMEAMALAIKSGLDAKTVFEVITASAGNSWMFENRVPHVLDNDYSPKSAVDIFIKDLGIVLAQGEKLDLPLPISETAFGRYQQAKDMGLGRQDDASLIKVYQRDGGFSLPGETEDGGD, encoded by the coding sequence ATCGACACGGCCGGCTGCGACATTTCCGAGGATGCGCGCAACGCCTTCGCCGCCGGCGGCGGCCGGGCCGCCCAGACTCCGGCGGATGCCGCCCGGGGGGCGGACGCCATCGCCGTGGTCGTCGTCAACGCGCAGCAGGTCGAAGCCGTCCTGACCGGCCCCGACGGGGTGCTCGACACCCTGGCCCCGGGGGCGGTGGTTCTCGGTTGCGCCACCATGCCGCCGGACACGGCCGTTTCCCTGGCCAGGATGACCGAAGCCAAGGGGGCGCTCTATCTCGACGCGCCGATTTCCGGCGGGCCCGTCAAGTCGGCGGCGGGCAGGCTGTCGGTCATGGCCTCGGGCTCGGCGGCGGCCTTCGCCAAGGCCCGCCCGTTGCTCGACGCCGTGGCGGAAAAGGTGTTCGAACTGGGCGACGGGCCCGGCCCCGGATCGACCATGAAGATGGTCAACCAGCTGTTGGCCGGCGTGCATATCGCGACGGCCATGGAGGCCATGGCGCTGGCGATCAAAAGCGGCCTGGACGCCAAGACGGTGTTCGAGGTCATCACCGCCTCGGCGGGGAATTCCTGGATGTTCGAAAACCGGGTGCCCCATGTGCTGGACAACGACTACAGCCCGAAAAGCGCCGTCGATATCTTCATCAAGGATCTGGGCATCGTGCTGGCGCAGGGTGAGAAACTGGACCTTCCCCTGCCGATTTCCGAAACGGCGTTCGGCCGATACCAGCAGGCCAAGGACATGGGGCTGGGCCGCCAGGACGACGCGTCGCTCATCAAGGTCTATCAGCGGGACGGGGGATTTTCCCTACCCGGCGAGACCGAGGACGGCGGCGACTGA